The following proteins are co-located in the Halarcobacter sp. genome:
- a CDS encoding GrpB family protein: MQILKYEKVDASFKPWNEEYFNVANSLIEFIQNERFKVIHIGSTSAKVSGKGIIDLSLLYEMDQLKEAVNYVKSLGFQDQTGKKLFPRERPRKDGMVIFNEKKYNIHIHLILNGSIEHRKQIKFREFMLENPWARKKYEESKLEILEKGIIEQEEYGKEKSVFVKSVIEELENIE; the protein is encoded by the coding sequence ATGCAAATATTAAAATATGAAAAAGTTGATGCAAGTTTTAAGCCATGGAATGAAGAGTATTTTAATGTAGCTAATAGTTTAATAGAATTTATACAAAATGAAAGATTTAAAGTAATACATATAGGGTCAACTTCTGCTAAGGTTTCAGGGAAAGGTATTATAGATTTATCTTTATTATATGAGATGGATCAACTTAAAGAAGCAGTCAACTATGTTAAATCACTTGGTTTTCAGGATCAAACAGGGAAAAAACTTTTTCCAAGAGAAAGACCAAGAAAAGATGGAATGGTTATATTTAATGAAAAAAAATACAATATCCATATACATCTTATTTTAAATGGAAGTATTGAACATAGAAAACAAATAAAGTTTAGAGAGTTTATGCTTGAAAACCCTTGGGCTAGAAAAAAATATGAAGAATCAAAATTAGAAATTTTAGAAAAAGGTATTATAGAGCAGGAAGAATATGGGAAAGAAAAATCTGTTTTTGTAAAATCTGTGATAGAAGAACTTGAAAATATAGAATAA
- a CDS encoding DJ-1/PfpI family protein, protein MSKRILIIAGDFVEDYELMVPFQCLKMLGYEVDVVCPDKKAGEQIKTAIHDFEGDQTYTEKPGHNFTLNATFDEIDETIYAALVVPGGRAPEYIRLNQRVLDIVKDFNDKNKPIASICHGIQVLVAADIVKDKTCSCYPACAPDVDKNGGTWVDIGFESAYVDGNLVTAAAWPAHPQWLAKFNELL, encoded by the coding sequence ATGTCAAAAAGAATATTAATTATAGCTGGTGATTTTGTAGAAGATTATGAACTTATGGTTCCTTTTCAATGTTTAAAGATGTTAGGATATGAAGTAGATGTTGTTTGTCCTGATAAAAAAGCTGGAGAGCAAATTAAAACTGCGATTCATGATTTTGAAGGTGATCAAACATATACAGAGAAGCCAGGTCATAATTTTACTTTAAATGCTACATTTGATGAGATTGATGAAACAATTTATGCGGCACTTGTAGTTCCTGGTGGTAGAGCTCCTGAATATATAAGATTAAATCAAAGAGTTTTAGATATTGTAAAAGATTTCAATGACAAAAATAAGCCAATTGCTTCTATTTGTCATGGTATTCAGGTTTTAGTTGCAGCAGACATAGTTAAAGATAAAACTTGTTCTTGTTATCCTGCATGTGCTCCTGATGTAGATAAAAATGGTGGTACATGGGTTGATATTGGGTTTGAATCAGCATATGTTGATGGAAACTTAGTTACTGCAGCTGCTTGGCCAGCACATCCACAATGGCTTGCAAAATTTAATGAACTTTTATAA
- the sfsA gene encoding DNA/RNA nuclease SfsA: MKFDKLFKGKLIKRYKRFLADIVLESGEEITAHVPNSGAMTSCIEPDCEVWVTFHDNPKRKLKYTLELTKMGKNLICTNTGVANKLGIEAIENGTIKELQGYSSLKPEQKYGQNSRIDILLENEDKKCFVEIKSVTLKIDDMLAFPDAITSRGEKHLNELCEMVNQGHRAVMLYIIQRTDDLPFRLASEIDKKYAQTFKEVLSKGVEVLVYQSTISLEEININKQCKIEL, from the coding sequence TTGAAATTTGATAAATTATTCAAAGGAAAATTAATAAAAAGATATAAAAGATTTCTTGCAGATATAGTTCTTGAAAGTGGTGAAGAGATAACTGCCCATGTACCAAACAGTGGAGCAATGACAAGTTGTATTGAGCCAGACTGTGAGGTATGGGTTACTTTTCATGATAATCCAAAAAGAAAGTTAAAATATACTTTAGAGTTAACTAAAATGGGTAAAAATCTCATTTGTACAAATACAGGTGTTGCAAATAAATTAGGAATTGAAGCAATTGAAAATGGAACAATAAAAGAGTTACAAGGATATAGTTCTTTAAAACCTGAACAAAAATATGGCCAAAACAGTAGAATAGATATTCTCCTTGAAAATGAAGATAAAAAATGTTTTGTCGAAATTAAAAGTGTAACGTTAAAAATTGATGATATGTTAGCATTTCCTGATGCTATTACTAGTAGAGGAGAAAAACATCTAAATGAACTTTGTGAGATGGTAAATCAAGGACATAGAGCTGTAATGTTATATATAATTCAAAGAACAGATGATTTACCTTTTAGATTAGCAAGTGAAATTGATAAAAAATATGCACAAACTTTTAAAGAAGTTTTATCAAAAGGTGTTGAAGTTTTAGTATATCAATCTACTATATCTTTGGAAGAGATTAATATAAATAAACAATGCAAAATAGAATTATAA
- a CDS encoding PQQ-dependent sugar dehydrogenase: MKKYFLIILFPMFLFSQTILRFSSENMNLELQRIISVNDIVWSLDFLSNEEIIFAMKNGNIATYNLKSKVTKYIKNTPFVVNRGQGGLLDVAVSPNFKNDRTIFFTYVKEYGTQIVTALAKAKYRYNDLYEWKDILVTKSNSGTSRHFGSRITFDEEGHIFFSVGERGVRVNAQDLNNHAGTIIRLNIDGTIPKDNPFINQYEKLPEIYSYGHRNPQGLFYDKYRKTIFSSEHGPRGGDEINVIYKGQNYGWPTISYGKEYWNPLSVGEGTHKEGMMQPIKYYDPSIAPSSLLVYNGNRFSAFKGNIFIGALKLTHLNRIVLDNNFRVVKEERLLNDLNERIRDVVESPDGLIYISTDSGNIYRIVPN; encoded by the coding sequence ATGAAAAAATATTTTTTAATTATTTTATTTCCTATGTTTTTGTTTTCTCAAACAATTTTAAGATTTTCTAGTGAAAATATGAATCTTGAACTTCAAAGAATTATTAGTGTTAATGATATAGTTTGGTCATTGGATTTTCTTTCAAATGAAGAGATTATATTTGCTATGAAAAATGGTAATATTGCAACTTATAATTTAAAAAGTAAAGTGACTAAATATATTAAAAATACTCCTTTTGTAGTAAATAGAGGACAAGGTGGTCTTCTTGATGTGGCAGTATCTCCTAACTTTAAAAATGACAGAACAATTTTTTTCACCTATGTAAAAGAGTATGGTACGCAGATTGTAACGGCACTAGCAAAGGCTAAATATAGATATAATGATTTATATGAATGGAAAGATATATTAGTAACAAAATCTAATTCAGGGACTTCAAGACATTTTGGAAGTAGAATAACTTTTGATGAAGAGGGACATATCTTTTTTAGTGTTGGAGAAAGAGGCGTTAGAGTAAATGCACAAGATCTGAATAATCATGCAGGAACAATTATAAGATTAAATATAGATGGTACTATCCCAAAAGATAATCCTTTTATAAATCAATATGAAAAATTACCTGAAATTTATTCTTATGGACATAGAAATCCACAAGGTTTATTTTATGATAAATATAGAAAAACTATTTTTAGTAGTGAGCATGGACCAAGAGGTGGAGATGAAATAAATGTTATATATAAAGGTCAAAATTATGGATGGCCTACTATCTCTTATGGAAAAGAGTATTGGAACCCCTTATCAGTAGGAGAGGGGACACATAAAGAGGGAATGATGCAACCAATAAAGTATTATGATCCATCAATAGCTCCTAGCTCTTTATTAGTTTACAATGGAAATAGATTTTCGGCATTTAAAGGAAATATTTTTATTGGTGCTTTAAAGTTAACACATTTAAATAGAATAGTTTTAGATAATAATTTTAGAGTAGTAAAAGAGGAAAGATTATTAAATGATTTAAATGAAAGAATAAGAGATGTAGTTGAATCTCCTGATGGACTAATATATATCTCCACAGATAGTGGAAATATATATAGAATAGTTCCTAATTAA
- a CDS encoding MoxR family ATPase, producing the protein MITPAIGTSQLYKQLEALLEADIPCFIHGSPGIGKSYIVNDIAKKNDLQLIDVRLSQLDAVDLRGIPTISKEQTKWMPPVFLPSDDDSQGILFLDELNSAPLSVQAAIYQLVLDRKIGEYTLPKGWRIICAGNKIDDKGIVFKLPSPLINRMVHIVLEAKYDDFKVWAIKNEIHPFVIGFLGFRPDLLSSEVPSSTETNPAFCTPRAWNMLSNIIQKNEEINTLHPIIYGTVGYAAGIEFISFVKVYKTLPNIDAILEGESEVVPKEPSALYALCAAIIEKYKQSSEQAVNLFEYVKHLPVEFNVMLIKDLIVKDEDIAELEAFDAWMEEYGEYII; encoded by the coding sequence ATGATTACTCCAGCAATTGGAACTTCCCAATTATATAAACAATTGGAAGCTTTGTTGGAAGCTGATATCCCTTGTTTTATCCATGGAAGCCCAGGTATTGGTAAGTCTTATATTGTAAATGATATTGCAAAAAAAAATGATTTACAACTAATAGATGTAAGACTTTCACAACTTGATGCAGTTGATTTAAGGGGAATCCCTACTATTAGTAAGGAACAAACAAAATGGATGCCGCCAGTTTTTTTACCTAGTGATGATGACTCACAGGGGATTTTATTTTTAGATGAGTTAAATTCAGCTCCTTTATCAGTACAAGCAGCTATTTACCAACTTGTACTTGATAGAAAAATAGGGGAATATACACTTCCAAAAGGGTGGAGAATAATCTGTGCCGGTAATAAAATAGATGATAAGGGGATTGTTTTTAAACTACCTAGTCCACTTATAAATAGAATGGTTCATATTGTTCTTGAAGCAAAATATGATGATTTTAAGGTTTGGGCTATTAAAAATGAGATCCATCCTTTTGTTATTGGATTTTTAGGTTTTAGACCAGACTTATTAAGTTCGGAAGTTCCTTCTTCTACTGAAACAAATCCAGCTTTTTGTACCCCAAGAGCTTGGAATATGCTTTCAAATATAATTCAAAAAAATGAAGAGATAAATACACTTCATCCTATAATATATGGTACAGTAGGGTATGCCGCTGGAATTGAGTTTATCTCCTTTGTAAAAGTTTATAAGACTTTGCCAAATATTGATGCAATCCTTGAAGGAGAAAGTGAAGTTGTACCCAAAGAGCCAAGTGCTTTATATGCTTTATGTGCAGCTATTATAGAAAAATATAAACAAAGCAGCGAGCAGGCAGTAAATCTATTTGAGTATGTAAAACACTTACCAGTTGAATTTAATGTAATGCTTATAAAAGACCTTATTGTAAAAGATGAAGATATAGCTGAACTTGAAGCTTTTGATGCTTGGATGGAGGAGTATGGTGAGTACATCATATGA
- a CDS encoding alpha/beta fold hydrolase yields the protein MKEIIYLIPGLMTDKRLWSRLIPHLEDEYELIHFQIPLSEDFDEIIEDLDREIGNKKVNILGFSLGGYIASYYTLKNPEKIKRLFLVSSTPSSTEEKDIARREKKLQEAREDNFTPLNLEKAKELLEIKDDEELIHIVSSMFNDLGNKAFVPQLATTLKREDLFDDLVKLNIPIGLYYSTEDRLLNHTSINEILQKENRLKVVAREGTSHNIPLEFSKELSLHIKNWMTHE from the coding sequence ATGAAAGAGATAATATATTTAATACCAGGTCTAATGACCGATAAAAGATTGTGGAGTAGATTAATTCCACACTTAGAAGATGAATACGAATTAATACATTTCCAAATCCCTTTAAGTGAAGATTTTGATGAGATTATTGAAGACTTAGATAGAGAAATTGGAAATAAAAAAGTTAATATTTTGGGATTTTCTTTAGGTGGCTATATAGCTAGTTATTATACTTTGAAAAATCCAGAGAAAATTAAAAGGTTGTTTTTAGTCAGTTCAACACCTAGTTCAACTGAAGAAAAAGATATTGCTAGAAGAGAAAAAAAACTTCAAGAAGCAAGAGAAGATAATTTTACTCCATTAAATTTAGAAAAAGCAAAAGAATTATTAGAGATAAAAGATGATGAAGAGTTAATTCATATAGTATCTTCGATGTTTAATGACTTAGGAAATAAAGCTTTTGTTCCTCAACTTGCAACAACTTTAAAAAGAGAAGATTTATTTGATGATTTAGTTAAGTTAAATATTCCTATTGGTTTATACTACAGTACTGAAGATAGGCTTTTAAATCATACTTCTATTAATGAAATTTTGCAAAAAGAAAACAGATTAAAAGTGGTAGCAAGAGAGGGGACAAGTCATAATATACCTTTAGAGTTTTCAAAGGAATTGAGTCTTCATATTAAAAACTGGATGACTCATGAGTAA
- a CDS encoding DUF2201 family putative metallopeptidase: MSTSYDEVFQKIRINFLFNHPFLSVLALSIPTIYKENKNSAFQTNGSEIFIDLKKLERYSSEEITYLYAHTLLHIVLKHTYRQKTREQKLWNQACDLVVNLIMSSFSNVGNMPVDEVLDLDLKDKCVEEVYEILYKENKEDENEDSSSQEKKEQEIKTTPNEKGDLKAHIYDELKMDLEEVNDDKTNEGEREKLDGIIIQALSIAKKSSKEYVGMQIEIDTLIKPEISLQDMLKEYLISSLFEKTTTYERPNKRFIHTGLYLPGSKKSDELIEVYIALDSSSSVTLDEYKKFLGVVKDVCDGFYEYKVTVLPFDLKVKEEHIINFDSFNPLVEDDLFIPKSDGGTDFDEVLRFLKKSSDIKSNNLLMVLSDGEFEISQSLVCTTLFVISEKKNITRFERFGRVIQFDL; the protein is encoded by the coding sequence GTGAGTACATCATATGATGAAGTTTTTCAAAAAATTAGAATTAATTTTTTGTTTAATCATCCTTTTCTTTCTGTATTAGCCCTATCAATACCTACTATATACAAAGAGAATAAAAACTCTGCTTTTCAAACAAATGGTAGTGAGATTTTTATTGATTTAAAAAAGCTTGAAAGATATTCAAGTGAAGAGATAACCTACCTTTATGCTCACACTTTATTGCATATAGTTTTAAAACATACCTATAGACAAAAAACTAGAGAACAAAAGCTTTGGAACCAAGCTTGTGATTTAGTTGTGAATCTTATCATGTCAAGCTTTTCAAATGTAGGAAATATGCCTGTGGATGAAGTATTAGATTTAGACTTAAAAGATAAGTGTGTGGAAGAGGTTTATGAGATCTTGTATAAAGAGAATAAAGAAGATGAAAATGAAGACTCAAGTAGCCAAGAGAAAAAAGAGCAGGAGATAAAAACAACTCCAAATGAAAAAGGGGATTTAAAAGCACATATCTATGATGAATTAAAGATGGATTTAGAAGAGGTAAATGATGATAAGACAAATGAGGGGGAAAGGGAAAAACTTGATGGTATTATAATTCAAGCTTTATCTATTGCTAAAAAGAGTTCAAAGGAGTATGTTGGGATGCAAATTGAAATAGATACTCTAATAAAACCTGAAATATCACTGCAAGATATGTTAAAAGAGTATCTAATCTCCTCTTTATTTGAAAAAACAACTACTTACGAAAGACCAAATAAAAGATTTATTCATACCGGACTTTATCTTCCTGGAAGTAAAAAAAGTGATGAACTAATAGAAGTTTATATAGCCCTTGATAGTAGTTCAAGTGTGACTTTGGATGAGTATAAAAAGTTTCTAGGTGTAGTAAAAGATGTGTGTGATGGTTTTTATGAATATAAAGTTACTGTACTTCCTTTTGATTTAAAGGTTAAAGAGGAACATATTATAAACTTTGATTCTTTTAATCCTTTGGTTGAAGATGATTTATTTATCCCTAAAAGTGATGGAGGAACAGATTTTGATGAAGTTCTTAGGTTTTTAAAAAAATCTAGTGATATAAAAAGTAATAATCTACTTATGGTTTTAAGTGATGGTGAGTTTGAAATAAGTCAATCTTTGGTTTGTACAACACTTTTTGTTATAAGTGAAAAGAAAAATATTACGAGGTTTGAAAGATTTGGAAGAGTTATTCAATTTGACCTATAA
- a CDS encoding alpha/beta fold hydrolase, translated as MKKEKIYLLPGLMNNKLLWERINPILEDKYELIYLPIPLTKDFDDAVKYLDNLIKDEKINLLGFSLGAYLASYYTIKRSENINRVFLVAGTPSSLSEIEIKKREIFLKQMDNFGSINLSTKKIKLLLEDENQEDKYLIKLIKNMFDSFSLEEYKLQLSTTFQRKDIYEELLSINIPINFIYSKKDRLLNLKSMEKIDNRFKNVVLKPLEGSSHMIPLEKAETLSKEIICWMNRKA; from the coding sequence ATGAAAAAAGAAAAAATATATTTACTTCCAGGTCTTATGAATAATAAACTATTATGGGAAAGAATAAATCCAATACTAGAAGATAAATATGAGTTAATATATTTGCCTATTCCTTTAACTAAAGATTTTGATGATGCAGTTAAATATTTAGATAATCTTATAAAAGATGAAAAAATAAATTTATTAGGGTTTTCATTGGGTGCATATCTCGCTTCATATTATACTATTAAAAGAAGTGAAAATATTAATAGAGTTTTTTTAGTTGCAGGAACACCTAGTTCTTTAAGTGAAATAGAAATAAAAAAAAGGGAAATATTTTTAAAACAGATGGATAATTTTGGTTCAATTAATTTATCAACTAAAAAAATAAAACTATTACTTGAGGATGAAAATCAAGAAGATAAATATTTAATTAAACTTATTAAAAATATGTTTGATAGTTTTTCTCTTGAAGAGTATAAACTTCAATTAAGTACAACTTTCCAAAGAAAAGATATATATGAAGAGTTATTATCAATAAATATTCCAATAAATTTTATTTATAGTAAAAAAGATAGGTTATTAAATCTTAAATCGATGGAAAAAATTGATAATAGATTTAAAAATGTAGTATTAAAACCTTTAGAAGGTAGTAGCCATATGATACCTTTAGAAAAGGCTGAGACTCTCTCAAAAGAGATAATCTGTTGGATGAATCGTAAAGCTTAG
- a CDS encoding IclR family transcriptional regulator: MSQQLKSLSKGLQVYKEIVNYGKPISATLLCDRLSINKSTMSRILQTLKDEGYILYLDNSNEIFPRSLENIESKKTRIELLIQKTKPLLEEIHKKTKECSYLGIIDNNKLLYLNQIDYSNRKIKTRNSIGLQAPLHTNALGKSILAFGNYSLENIKLEPYTSNTITDIKSFKKTLDEVLINGYSLDNSEYQDNMRCVGVPIFNHENILVGAVGISGTKDRLSFEKLNQLGKDIIDIVDRYNIKC, encoded by the coding sequence ATGTCTCAACAATTGAAATCACTCTCAAAGGGTTTACAAGTTTACAAAGAGATTGTAAATTATGGTAAACCAATTTCTGCTACTTTATTATGTGACAGATTATCTATAAATAAAAGTACAATGTCAAGAATTCTTCAGACTTTAAAAGATGAAGGATATATCCTTTATTTGGATAATAGTAATGAAATATTTCCTAGAAGTTTAGAAAATATTGAATCAAAAAAAACTAGAATAGAATTACTTATTCAAAAAACAAAACCTTTATTGGAAGAGATACATAAAAAAACAAAAGAGTGCTCATATTTAGGAATAATTGATAACAATAAACTTTTATATCTAAATCAAATTGATTATTCAAATAGAAAAATTAAAACAAGAAATAGTATAGGTTTACAAGCTCCTTTACACACAAATGCTTTAGGAAAATCTATTTTAGCTTTTGGAAACTATAGTTTAGAAAATATAAAATTAGAACCCTATACTAGTAATACAATTACAGATATTAAATCTTTCAAAAAAACTTTAGATGAAGTTTTAATAAATGGATACTCTTTAGATAACAGTGAATATCAAGATAATATGCGTTGTGTTGGTGTACCAATTTTTAATCATGAAAATATCTTAGTAGGGGCTGTGGGGATATCAGGTACAAAAGATAGATTATCTTTTGAAAAATTAAATCAATTAGGTAAAGATATAATAGATATAGTAGATAGATACAATATCAAATGTTAA
- a CDS encoding DUF2892 domain-containing protein has protein sequence MNKFDKFRNFCRKFRIILGIVLIAIGVYTGIYWFYLGIIPLVAGLTDFCPTCMITKKCTPKNLQNG, from the coding sequence ATGAATAAATTTGACAAGTTTAGAAACTTTTGTAGAAAGTTTAGAATTATTTTAGGGATTGTGTTAATTGCAATTGGGGTTTATACAGGAATATATTGGTTCTACTTAGGAATTATTCCTTTAGTTGCAGGACTTACTGACTTCTGTCCTACTTGTATGATTACTAAAAAATGTACTCCTAAAAACCTTCAAAATGGTTAA
- a CDS encoding MFS transporter, translated as MKNIDKNIFALGWVSFFTDMASSMITVLLPIFVVYILNEGVDKLGIIIAIATFVSYIFRIVFGYLSDKYEIVKPFVLSGYLISALIKPLFSFSESFVSVAFLRGVERMGKAVRSASKDSLISSFAKEKMHGRTFGFHKMMDISGELCGAVILFFIFFYFTKDESTIRAIFQFTAIPGLFAVVIMIFFVSDAPKLKKRDSVVNKKDYKLFPFLFIYFSFLFFIVSEQFFIVYAKQEGFDLSIIPLFIMLFTFVQTLTSYYGGLLSDRIGSYKIMLLAFVFGILSILSVKFNLWLSFGFLGLFTVLSLNALRSYISANATSKGFVFGIFYGGVALFSSLGALVIGYIWHHFGLENVLIFSITGMVSVTLMLILKGEKEEIL; from the coding sequence ATGAAAAATATAGATAAAAACATTTTTGCACTTGGATGGGTAAGTTTTTTTACCGATATGGCCTCTTCAATGATCACTGTCCTACTTCCTATATTTGTGGTGTATATATTGAACGAGGGGGTTGACAAGCTTGGGATTATTATTGCAATAGCCACCTTTGTGTCTTATATATTCAGAATAGTTTTTGGGTATTTGAGCGACAAATATGAAATAGTCAAACCTTTTGTGCTAAGTGGGTATCTCATCTCCGCTCTTATTAAACCACTTTTTTCTTTTAGCGAAAGTTTTGTAAGCGTCGCCTTTTTAAGGGGAGTGGAGCGAATGGGAAAAGCTGTAAGAAGTGCCTCAAAAGATTCTCTTATAAGCAGTTTTGCAAAAGAAAAGATGCATGGAAGAACCTTTGGTTTTCATAAGATGATGGATATATCAGGGGAACTTTGCGGTGCCGTGATTCTATTCTTTATATTTTTCTATTTTACAAAAGATGAGAGTACCATACGGGCAATATTCCAATTTACTGCAATTCCTGGACTATTTGCTGTTGTTATCATGATATTTTTTGTCAGCGATGCACCCAAGCTCAAAAAGAGAGACAGTGTAGTAAACAAAAAGGACTACAAGCTTTTCCCTTTTCTTTTTATCTATTTTTCTTTTCTATTTTTTATTGTAAGTGAGCAGTTTTTTATAGTTTATGCAAAACAGGAAGGGTTTGATTTGTCCATTATCCCACTTTTTATTATGCTTTTTACCTTCGTTCAGACCCTTACTAGCTATTACGGTGGCTTATTAAGCGACAGAATCGGAAGCTATAAAATAATGCTTTTGGCTTTTGTGTTCGGGATATTATCTATCCTTAGCGTTAAATTCAATCTTTGGCTATCATTTGGCTTTTTGGGGCTGTTCACTGTTCTAAGCCTTAATGCCTTAAGGAGTTATATCTCAGCAAATGCAACCTCAAAAGGGTTCGTATTCGGTATTTTTTACGGGGGAGTTGCACTATTTAGCTCTCTTGGAGCTTTGGTAATAGGTTATATCTGGCACCATTTTGGGCTAGAAAACGTTTTGATATTTAGTATTACAGGGATGGTATCTGTAACCTTAATGCTGATTTTAAAAGGAGAGAAAGAAGAGATTTTGTAA
- a CDS encoding hemerythrin family protein produces MKPFEQEKHLLNHKEIDCLHKEFLDIYNSVDKTDTNSYIQKLISLLEHSKIHFKTEEDLMDKYNYPRSKEHKDEHRKVLAEMDYFIKNANSIFGKKMLKAYYTQKIGDWFDLHLLSMDSDLTAYLKKANKWAS; encoded by the coding sequence ATGAAACCATTTGAACAGGAAAAACATCTACTGAACCATAAGGAGATAGATTGTTTGCATAAAGAGTTTTTAGATATTTATAACAGTGTAGATAAAACAGATACAAACAGTTATATACAAAAACTAATTTCGCTTTTAGAACATAGTAAAATCCATTTTAAAACTGAAGAAGACTTAATGGATAAATACAATTATCCAAGAAGTAAAGAACATAAAGATGAGCATAGAAAAGTTCTTGCAGAGATGGATTACTTTATTAAAAATGCAAATTCAATTTTTGGAAAAAAGATGTTAAAAGCATATTACACACAAAAGATTGGAGATTGGTTTGATTTACATCTTTTAAGTATGGATAGTGATCTAACAGCATATTTAAAAAAGGCAAATAAGTGGGCTTCTTAG
- a CDS encoding APC family permease, which yields MILDDKRSIGLLGAISIGVGGMVGGGIFAVLGEAVSLAHGATVVAFLMAGIVALFTSYSYAKLSVKFQTKGGTVSFIDEAFGHNYLSGSVNFMLWLSYLVTISLYAVAFSSYTQALIGTSSNILNHLFITIAILLPLLINLISASFVSKSETIIVVIKVLLLILIIVASFTYLDFERLSPSKWEGSFSILVAGMIIFVAYEGFELIANSAEDIKNPKSNLPKAFYSSVLLVIVLYILIAATTIGAVSEDKLLEAKDYALAIAAKPALGQIGFTIVAIAALLATFSAINATIYGNGRLGYILAIEGELPTFFNKERDAIPSLSIIVTALFSIVLANSINLSQIAIIGSASFLLIFFIVNIAALKLHKEIKANKYLSLISCIISFIALITLLIHTYMQNRQSIIIFLVFIFISILFEVLYGKFVRKQIFNRKYK from the coding sequence ATGATTTTGGATGATAAAAGATCTATTGGATTATTAGGTGCTATATCTATAGGTGTTGGAGGTATGGTTGGTGGTGGTATCTTTGCCGTATTAGGTGAAGCAGTATCCTTAGCTCATGGAGCTACAGTTGTTGCTTTTTTAATGGCTGGAATTGTTGCTCTTTTTACTTCATATTCATATGCAAAGCTTTCTGTGAAATTTCAGACTAAAGGTGGGACTGTAAGTTTTATAGATGAAGCCTTTGGACATAACTATTTATCAGGAAGTGTTAATTTTATGCTGTGGCTAAGTTATTTAGTTACCATATCATTATATGCTGTGGCTTTTTCCTCTTATACACAAGCTTTAATTGGTACTTCTAGTAATATTTTAAATCATCTATTTATAACAATAGCTATACTTTTACCTTTGCTTATTAATCTTATTAGTGCTTCTTTTGTAAGTAAATCAGAAACTATTATAGTTGTTATAAAAGTGTTATTGTTAATATTGATAATTGTGGCAAGTTTTACATATTTGGATTTTGAAAGATTATCCCCATCAAAATGGGAAGGTAGTTTTTCTATTTTAGTTGCTGGTATGATAATTTTTGTTGCTTATGAAGGCTTTGAGCTTATAGCAAATTCAGCAGAAGATATTAAAAATCCTAAATCAAATCTTCCTAAAGCATTTTATAGTTCAGTCTTATTAGTAATTGTTTTATATATTTTAATTGCTGCTACTACAATTGGCGCAGTGAGTGAAGATAAACTTTTAGAAGCAAAAGATTATGCTTTAGCTATTGCTGCGAAACCAGCATTGGGTCAAATAGGTTTTACTATAGTTGCAATAGCAGCTTTATTAGCCACATTTTCTGCTATAAATGCAACAATTTATGGAAATGGAAGATTGGGTTATATCTTAGCTATTGAAGGAGAATTACCAACTTTTTTTAATAAAGAAAGAGATGCTATTCCGTCTTTGAGTATTATTGTTACTGCTTTATTTAGTATTGTTTTAGCAAATAGTATAAACCTTTCACAAATTGCTATTATTGGGAGTGCAAGTTTTCTACTTATTTTTTTTATAGTGAACATTGCCGCTTTAAAATTGCATAAAGAGATAAAAGCTAATAAGTATCTTTCTCTAATCTCTTGTATCATAAGTTTTATTGCCCTTATAACTTTACTTATACATACATATATGCAAAATAGACAATCAATTATTATCTTTCTTGTATTTATTTTTATATCAATTTTATTTGAGGTATTGTATGGAAAATTTGTAAGAAAACAAATTTTTAATAGAAAATATAAATAG